A stretch of Caenorhabditis elegans chromosome IV DNA encodes these proteins:
- the nhr-41 gene encoding Nuclear hormone receptor E75 (Confirmed by transcript evidence): protein MAAQLNVFSNPQLMAMMQATRNPLLGHPSVVGPPMMPNIIQQLNALRNVQLSNANTMANLQNMSSSPKHTNGSSERSENCGELCVVCGDKASGRHYGAVSCEGCKGFFKRSIRKRIGYVCRSQKDCPVTKFHRNRCQYCRLRKCLSMGMRSESVQAERRPVNNSSMLCNNDNNQQNTTPEHLSPNLLLSLVKLEHETKLGGLEALIKPGSPVMLQNTQDYMDVKRESIGEDEMTVIGLVPPSASPTSSGVGSSSSISDDSGPIYTSERARFEISVPLNTQNPRNHQYISEITTRLLFLTVHFVKDSRVSLRTSTMEGLLKSKWCDLYILALMQTADKIKLGQLLDNLTNQMAMGMECGQYSAEKFEKISEQMQRLLQLSQLFASRELTAVEYAYLKMISFTAQDLPSSMASPETRSVNQMASQELFEYVSSSKSTQNHMSNEHINVDDSTSEDNDTHVTSQQSSVNIAAERFSRILQLLPCLRWFDPATIVEIFFSGLIGPMSIETIIPFVLQMNLMSFFDQKMELGSGGASDTLSTSSLSEMMNNQ from the exons gcTACCAGAAACCCATTGTTAGGACACCCGTCAGTTGTCGGTCCACCAATGATGCCAAATATCATTCAACAGCTAAATGCCCTTCGAAATGTTCag CTATCGAATGCAAACACAATGGCCAATCTGCAAAACATGTCATCAAGCCCCAAACATACAAACGGATCGTCGGAACGGAGTGAAAACTGCGGCGAGCTGTGTGTAGTCTGCGGGGACAAGGCGTCCGGGAGGCATTATGGAGCTGTTTCGTGTGAAGGGTGCAAAGGATTTTTTAAGCGGTCTATCAGAAAAAGG ATTGGCTATGTTTGTCGGAGTCAAAAGGACTGCCCCGTCACCAAATTCCACCGTAATCGGTGCCAATATTGCCGTCTGAGGAAGTGCCTGTCAATGGGGATGAGAAGTGAAT cagtaCAAGCAGAACGTCGTCCCGTAAACAACAGCTCCATGCTCTGCAACAACGACAATAACCAACAGAACACCACCCCAGAGCACCTCTCCCCGAACCTCCTGCTCTCGCTAGTCAAGTTGGAGCATGAAACAAAACTCGGCGGCCTGGAGGCCCTAATCAAGCCCGGAAGCCCAGTTATGCTCCAAAATACTCAAGATTACATGGATGTAAAACGGGAATCAATTGGAGAAGACGAGATGACTGTGATAGGCCTGGTACCTCCGTCGGCTTCACCTACCTCTTCGGGAGTTGGCAGCTCATCTTCAATTTCTGATGATTCTGGACCAATTTACACGTCTGAAAGAGCAAGATTTGAGATATCTGTACCTTTAAATACTCAGAACCCCAGAAATCACCAATATATATCGGAAATTACAACGCGACTGCTCTTTTTGACTGTGCATTTTGTTAAGGACTCCAGGGTCTCGTTACG aaCCTCAACAATGGAAGGACTATTAAAATCGAAATGGTGTGACCTGTACATCCTAGCCTTAATGCAGACGGCCGATAAAATAAAACTCGGCCAGCTCCTGGACAATTTAACGAATCAAATGGCAATGGGCATGGAGTGCGGCCAATACTCGgcggaaaaattcgaaaaaattagcGAACAGATGCAGAGGCTGTTGCAATTGTCACAGTTGTTCGCCTCGCGAGAGCTCACCGCCGTGGAGTATGCCTATCTTAAAATGATCTCATTTACCGCACAAg atctccCGAGCTCAATGGCTTCCCCCGAGACGCGTAGCGTGAATCAAATGGCGTCACAGGAGCTGTTCGAGTACGTTTCCTCATCGAAAAGCACACAAAATCATATGTCAAATGAGCACATAAATGTGGACGACTCGACGTCAGAGGACAATGACACGCACGTGACGTCACAGCAATCAAGTGTGAATATTGCTGCTGAAAG attttcacggATCCTGCAGCTTCTCCCCTGTCTCCGCTGGTTCGATCCTGCAACAATTGTGGAAATATTCTTTTCGGGCCTAATTGGCCCAATGTCTATTGAAACCATCATCCCATTTGTCCTGCAAATGAATTTGATGAGctttttcgaccaaaaaatggAGCTCGGCAGCGGCGGAGCATCGGATACTCTCTCAACATCTTCGCTGAGCGAGATGATGAATAATCAgtga
- the nhr-41 gene encoding Nuclear hormone receptor E75 (Confirmed by transcript evidence) — protein MMPNIIQQLNALRNVQLSNANTMANLQNMSSSPKHTNGSSERSENCGELCVVCGDKASGRHYGAVSCEGCKGFFKRSIRKRIGYVCRSQKDCPVTKFHRNRCQYCRLRKCLSMGMRSESVQAERRPVNNSSMLCNNDNNQQNTTPEHLSPNLLLSLVKLEHETKLGGLEALIKPGSPVMLQNTQDYMDVKRESIGEDEMTVIGLVPPSASPTSSGVGSSSSISDDSGPIYTSERARFEISVPLNTQNPRNHQYISEITTRLLFLTVHFVKDSRVSLRTSTMEGLLKSKWCDLYILALMQTADKIKLGQLLDNLTNQMAMGMECGQYSAEKFEKISEQMQRLLQLSQLFASRELTAVEYAYLKMISFTAQDLPSSMASPETRSVNQMASQELFEYVSSSKSTQNHMSNEHINVDDSTSEDNDTHVTSQQSSVNIAAERFSRILQLLPCLRWFDPATIVEIFFSGLIGPMSIETIIPFVLQMNLMSFFDQKMELGSGGASDTLSTSSLSEMMNNQ, from the exons ATGATGCCAAATATCATTCAACAGCTAAATGCCCTTCGAAATGTTCag CTATCGAATGCAAACACAATGGCCAATCTGCAAAACATGTCATCAAGCCCCAAACATACAAACGGATCGTCGGAACGGAGTGAAAACTGCGGCGAGCTGTGTGTAGTCTGCGGGGACAAGGCGTCCGGGAGGCATTATGGAGCTGTTTCGTGTGAAGGGTGCAAAGGATTTTTTAAGCGGTCTATCAGAAAAAGG ATTGGCTATGTTTGTCGGAGTCAAAAGGACTGCCCCGTCACCAAATTCCACCGTAATCGGTGCCAATATTGCCGTCTGAGGAAGTGCCTGTCAATGGGGATGAGAAGTGAAT cagtaCAAGCAGAACGTCGTCCCGTAAACAACAGCTCCATGCTCTGCAACAACGACAATAACCAACAGAACACCACCCCAGAGCACCTCTCCCCGAACCTCCTGCTCTCGCTAGTCAAGTTGGAGCATGAAACAAAACTCGGCGGCCTGGAGGCCCTAATCAAGCCCGGAAGCCCAGTTATGCTCCAAAATACTCAAGATTACATGGATGTAAAACGGGAATCAATTGGAGAAGACGAGATGACTGTGATAGGCCTGGTACCTCCGTCGGCTTCACCTACCTCTTCGGGAGTTGGCAGCTCATCTTCAATTTCTGATGATTCTGGACCAATTTACACGTCTGAAAGAGCAAGATTTGAGATATCTGTACCTTTAAATACTCAGAACCCCAGAAATCACCAATATATATCGGAAATTACAACGCGACTGCTCTTTTTGACTGTGCATTTTGTTAAGGACTCCAGGGTCTCGTTACG aaCCTCAACAATGGAAGGACTATTAAAATCGAAATGGTGTGACCTGTACATCCTAGCCTTAATGCAGACGGCCGATAAAATAAAACTCGGCCAGCTCCTGGACAATTTAACGAATCAAATGGCAATGGGCATGGAGTGCGGCCAATACTCGgcggaaaaattcgaaaaaattagcGAACAGATGCAGAGGCTGTTGCAATTGTCACAGTTGTTCGCCTCGCGAGAGCTCACCGCCGTGGAGTATGCCTATCTTAAAATGATCTCATTTACCGCACAAg atctccCGAGCTCAATGGCTTCCCCCGAGACGCGTAGCGTGAATCAAATGGCGTCACAGGAGCTGTTCGAGTACGTTTCCTCATCGAAAAGCACACAAAATCATATGTCAAATGAGCACATAAATGTGGACGACTCGACGTCAGAGGACAATGACACGCACGTGACGTCACAGCAATCAAGTGTGAATATTGCTGCTGAAAG attttcacggATCCTGCAGCTTCTCCCCTGTCTCCGCTGGTTCGATCCTGCAACAATTGTGGAAATATTCTTTTCGGGCCTAATTGGCCCAATGTCTATTGAAACCATCATCCCATTTGTCCTGCAAATGAATTTGATGAGctttttcgaccaaaaaatggAGCTCGGCAGCGGCGGAGCATCGGATACTCTCTCAACATCTTCGCTGAGCGAGATGATGAATAATCAgtga
- the nhr-41 gene encoding Nuclear hormone receptor E75 (Partially confirmed by transcript evidence), with the protein MHEKLDSEAQEQDFDKTVLEILSILDSQPSQSLELSNANTMANLQNMSSSPKHTNGSSERSENCGELCVVCGDKASGRHYGAVSCEGCKGFFKRSIRKRIGYVCRSQKDCPVTKFHRNRCQYCRLRKCLSMGMRSESVQAERRPVNNSSMLCNNDNNQQNTTPEHLSPNLLLSLVKLEHETKLGGLEALIKPGSPVMLQNTQDYMDVKRESIGEDEMTVIGLVPPSASPTSSGVGSSSSISDDSGPIYTSERARFEISVPLNTQNPRNHQYISEITTRLLFLTVHFVKDSRVSLRTSTMEGLLKSKWCDLYILALMQTADKIKLGQLLDNLTNQMAMGMECGQYSAEKFEKISEQMQRLLQLSQLFASRELTAVEYAYLKMISFTAQDLPSSMASPETRSVNQMASQELFEYVSSSKSTQNHMSNEHINVDDSTSEDNDTHVTSQQSSVNIAAERFSRILQLLPCLRWFDPATIVEIFFSGLIGPMSIETIIPFVLQMNLMSFFDQKMELGSGGASDTLSTSSLSEMMNNQ; encoded by the exons ATGCACGAAAAACTAGACTCCGAGGCCCAGGAGCAAGATTTCGACAAAACTGTACTAGAAATTCTATCGATATTGGATAGTCAACCGTCACAGAGTTTGGAG CTATCGAATGCAAACACAATGGCCAATCTGCAAAACATGTCATCAAGCCCCAAACATACAAACGGATCGTCGGAACGGAGTGAAAACTGCGGCGAGCTGTGTGTAGTCTGCGGGGACAAGGCGTCCGGGAGGCATTATGGAGCTGTTTCGTGTGAAGGGTGCAAAGGATTTTTTAAGCGGTCTATCAGAAAAAGG ATTGGCTATGTTTGTCGGAGTCAAAAGGACTGCCCCGTCACCAAATTCCACCGTAATCGGTGCCAATATTGCCGTCTGAGGAAGTGCCTGTCAATGGGGATGAGAAGTGAAT cagtaCAAGCAGAACGTCGTCCCGTAAACAACAGCTCCATGCTCTGCAACAACGACAATAACCAACAGAACACCACCCCAGAGCACCTCTCCCCGAACCTCCTGCTCTCGCTAGTCAAGTTGGAGCATGAAACAAAACTCGGCGGCCTGGAGGCCCTAATCAAGCCCGGAAGCCCAGTTATGCTCCAAAATACTCAAGATTACATGGATGTAAAACGGGAATCAATTGGAGAAGACGAGATGACTGTGATAGGCCTGGTACCTCCGTCGGCTTCACCTACCTCTTCGGGAGTTGGCAGCTCATCTTCAATTTCTGATGATTCTGGACCAATTTACACGTCTGAAAGAGCAAGATTTGAGATATCTGTACCTTTAAATACTCAGAACCCCAGAAATCACCAATATATATCGGAAATTACAACGCGACTGCTCTTTTTGACTGTGCATTTTGTTAAGGACTCCAGGGTCTCGTTACG aaCCTCAACAATGGAAGGACTATTAAAATCGAAATGGTGTGACCTGTACATCCTAGCCTTAATGCAGACGGCCGATAAAATAAAACTCGGCCAGCTCCTGGACAATTTAACGAATCAAATGGCAATGGGCATGGAGTGCGGCCAATACTCGgcggaaaaattcgaaaaaattagcGAACAGATGCAGAGGCTGTTGCAATTGTCACAGTTGTTCGCCTCGCGAGAGCTCACCGCCGTGGAGTATGCCTATCTTAAAATGATCTCATTTACCGCACAAg atctccCGAGCTCAATGGCTTCCCCCGAGACGCGTAGCGTGAATCAAATGGCGTCACAGGAGCTGTTCGAGTACGTTTCCTCATCGAAAAGCACACAAAATCATATGTCAAATGAGCACATAAATGTGGACGACTCGACGTCAGAGGACAATGACACGCACGTGACGTCACAGCAATCAAGTGTGAATATTGCTGCTGAAAG attttcacggATCCTGCAGCTTCTCCCCTGTCTCCGCTGGTTCGATCCTGCAACAATTGTGGAAATATTCTTTTCGGGCCTAATTGGCCCAATGTCTATTGAAACCATCATCCCATTTGTCCTGCAAATGAATTTGATGAGctttttcgaccaaaaaatggAGCTCGGCAGCGGCGGAGCATCGGATACTCTCTCAACATCTTCGCTGAGCGAGATGATGAATAATCAgtga
- the nhr-41 gene encoding Nuclear receptor (Confirmed by transcript evidence) — protein MANLQNMSSSPKHTNGSSERSENCGELCVVCGDKASGRHYGAVSCEGCKGFFKRSIRKRIGYVCRSQKDCPVTKFHRNRCQYCRLRKCLSMGMRSESVQAERRPVNNSSMLCNNDNNQQNTTPEHLSPNLLLSLVKLEHETKLGGLEALIKPGSPVMLQNTQDYMDVKRESIGEDEMTVIGLVPPSASPTSSGVGSSSSISDDSGPIYTSERARFEISVPLNTQNPRNHQYISEITTRLLFLTVHFVKDSRVSLRTSTMEGLLKSKWCDLYILALMQTADKIKLGQLLDNLTNQMAMGMECGQYSAEKFEKISEQMQRLLQLSQLFASRELTAVEYAYLKMISFTAQDLPSSMASPETRSVNQMASQELFEYVSSSKSTQNHMSNEHINVDDSTSEDNDTHVTSQQSSVNIAAERFSRILQLLPCLRWFDPATIVEIFFSGLIGPMSIETIIPFVLQMNLMSFFDQKMELGSGGASDTLSTSSLSEMMNNQ, from the exons ATGGCCAATCTGCAAAACATGTCATCAAGCCCCAAACATACAAACGGATCGTCGGAACGGAGTGAAAACTGCGGCGAGCTGTGTGTAGTCTGCGGGGACAAGGCGTCCGGGAGGCATTATGGAGCTGTTTCGTGTGAAGGGTGCAAAGGATTTTTTAAGCGGTCTATCAGAAAAAGG ATTGGCTATGTTTGTCGGAGTCAAAAGGACTGCCCCGTCACCAAATTCCACCGTAATCGGTGCCAATATTGCCGTCTGAGGAAGTGCCTGTCAATGGGGATGAGAAGTGAAT cagtaCAAGCAGAACGTCGTCCCGTAAACAACAGCTCCATGCTCTGCAACAACGACAATAACCAACAGAACACCACCCCAGAGCACCTCTCCCCGAACCTCCTGCTCTCGCTAGTCAAGTTGGAGCATGAAACAAAACTCGGCGGCCTGGAGGCCCTAATCAAGCCCGGAAGCCCAGTTATGCTCCAAAATACTCAAGATTACATGGATGTAAAACGGGAATCAATTGGAGAAGACGAGATGACTGTGATAGGCCTGGTACCTCCGTCGGCTTCACCTACCTCTTCGGGAGTTGGCAGCTCATCTTCAATTTCTGATGATTCTGGACCAATTTACACGTCTGAAAGAGCAAGATTTGAGATATCTGTACCTTTAAATACTCAGAACCCCAGAAATCACCAATATATATCGGAAATTACAACGCGACTGCTCTTTTTGACTGTGCATTTTGTTAAGGACTCCAGGGTCTCGTTACG aaCCTCAACAATGGAAGGACTATTAAAATCGAAATGGTGTGACCTGTACATCCTAGCCTTAATGCAGACGGCCGATAAAATAAAACTCGGCCAGCTCCTGGACAATTTAACGAATCAAATGGCAATGGGCATGGAGTGCGGCCAATACTCGgcggaaaaattcgaaaaaattagcGAACAGATGCAGAGGCTGTTGCAATTGTCACAGTTGTTCGCCTCGCGAGAGCTCACCGCCGTGGAGTATGCCTATCTTAAAATGATCTCATTTACCGCACAAg atctccCGAGCTCAATGGCTTCCCCCGAGACGCGTAGCGTGAATCAAATGGCGTCACAGGAGCTGTTCGAGTACGTTTCCTCATCGAAAAGCACACAAAATCATATGTCAAATGAGCACATAAATGTGGACGACTCGACGTCAGAGGACAATGACACGCACGTGACGTCACAGCAATCAAGTGTGAATATTGCTGCTGAAAG attttcacggATCCTGCAGCTTCTCCCCTGTCTCCGCTGGTTCGATCCTGCAACAATTGTGGAAATATTCTTTTCGGGCCTAATTGGCCCAATGTCTATTGAAACCATCATCCCATTTGTCCTGCAAATGAATTTGATGAGctttttcgaccaaaaaatggAGCTCGGCAGCGGCGGAGCATCGGATACTCTCTCAACATCTTCGCTGAGCGAGATGATGAATAATCAgtga